The Acetobacter oryzifermentans genomic interval CAGATTGGCGGAAGGCTCCGCAAGTCTGCCCATATGGTGTTCTGCTTGCCTCATGCCTGCATTCCTGCCACACACCCCTTTGCCATGACGAGCCTTGTTCTGACCCTTGTTGCCCAGCGTGAGGCAACACCCCTTGATACCGCCACCATTGCACTGGTGCGCGACATTCTGGCCACCACTGCAGAAGCCACTGTGCTTTCAGCAGGGGAAGCAGTTGATATTCCTTGCACGGAAAGTGCAGCCAGCAAGCTGCCAGCCGTGCGGGAAGCGCTGAATACCCTGCCCATAGATTCGGTGCTGACCCATACAGCCACGCGCCGCAAAAAGCTGCTGGTTTCCGATATGGACAGCACCATAGTGGCCAATGAAACATTGGATGACGTGGCAGCCCATGCCGGTATTGGTGAAAAAATAGCTGCCATTACTGCACGCTCCATGAATGGTGAGCTGGATTTTGCAGCCTCCCTGCGTGAGCGCGTGGCCCTGCTAAAGGGACTCCCCGCCTCCTTGCTGGAAAAAGCGTGGAAGGACGTCAAACTCAACTCCGGCGCGCGTGAACTGGTGCAAACCATGCACGCACACGGCGCTTACACTGCACTGGTTTCTGGCGGCTTTACCTTTTTTACCTCCAAGGTTGCCGCCCTGTGCGGGTTTGATGAAAACCACGCCAACACGTTGCTTTTTGATGCAGAAGATTGCCTGACAGGCGCAACCGGCCAACCTGTTCTGGGGCCAGATACAAAACTGAGCCTATTGGAAAAGCTAACAGCCACCCATCATCTGCCCGCAGAAGCCACGCTGGCTATTGGCGATGGTGCAAATGATCTGCCCATGTTGCGCAAGGCCGGGCTTGGTATGGCATTTTACGCCAAACCGGTTGTGCGCAAGGAGATTACAGCCCAGATCAATCATACATCCCTACGCACGGTTCTGTTTGCGCAAGGGTATCCTGCTTCTGCATTTATCAAGGACTAATCAGTTCAGTACATTTGGCATGACGGCATAAGGAAAAGATTATGCAGTTTGATCCGCGTGATATTTCAACTTATCCCATCGTCCGTGCAATCTGCGTGATTGTTGGGTGTGGGCTGATGGTTTACTGCTTTGTTTTTTACCTGAACTTGCCGCCAGACACGCCAGAGCACGTTATGCGCCATGTGGCCGCACTTATTGTGGGCACACTTATTCTACTTGGGTCTATCTGGATCTAGAACACAGCACACAATAACGGCTTGATTAAAAACCAAGCCGTTTATGCAGTTCCCTAATAATATAAGGTGTATCATCCAGCGGTAACGCCAACCATGGGGCAGGAAGGCGCGTTTCTGTTTCTTCCAGCACATGCACCCGCCCGGCAAGTTCCAGCTCTTCTATAAAATCGGTAATCCGGCGAGAACGGCCCGGCAAAGGGTAGATTGTTACT includes:
- the serB gene encoding phosphoserine phosphatase SerB translates to MTSLVLTLVAQREATPLDTATIALVRDILATTAEATVLSAGEAVDIPCTESAASKLPAVREALNTLPIDSVLTHTATRRKKLLVSDMDSTIVANETLDDVAAHAGIGEKIAAITARSMNGELDFAASLRERVALLKGLPASLLEKAWKDVKLNSGARELVQTMHAHGAYTALVSGGFTFFTSKVAALCGFDENHANTLLFDAEDCLTGATGQPVLGPDTKLSLLEKLTATHHLPAEATLAIGDGANDLPMLRKAGLGMAFYAKPVVRKEITAQINHTSLRTVLFAQGYPASAFIKD